The following proteins are co-located in the Methanocaldococcus sp. genome:
- a CDS encoding class I SAM-dependent methyltransferase: MVKNISNKLKEYYDNKFKNGSYSKNAVFLNPDPSHYHQKILNIIKDLSKNKKHLKILDIGCATGYLGAAIKKYGNHYVCGVEISEFAGKEAEKVLDNVIIGNIENIELPYPNDYFDVIICSDVLEHLFNPKDVLKKLRRYLNSDGIMIVVLPNVAHYSIRLTLLMGKWEYKNFGILDYGHVRFFTKKTAIEMFKDAGYKIEKIEPYIVLPFPLNIIDNRLGYIISKLFKELFSTLFAYTYMYILKKP; this comes from the coding sequence TTGGTTAAAAATATAAGCAATAAATTAAAAGAATATTATGATAATAAATTCAAAAATGGTTCATATAGTAAAAATGCAGTTTTTTTAAATCCTGATCCTAGTCACTATCACCAAAAAATACTAAATATAATTAAGGATCTTAGCAAAAATAAAAAACATCTAAAAATTTTAGATATAGGATGTGCCACAGGATACTTAGGTGCAGCTATTAAAAAATATGGAAACCATTATGTTTGTGGAGTGGAAATTTCAGAATTTGCTGGAAAAGAAGCAGAAAAGGTATTAGATAATGTTATAATTGGAAATATTGAAAATATAGAATTACCATATCCTAATGATTATTTTGATGTTATAATATGTTCTGATGTATTAGAACATCTCTTTAATCCAAAAGATGTCTTAAAAAAATTAAGAAGATATCTAAATTCTGATGGAATTATGATAGTTGTATTACCTAATGTAGCTCATTATAGTATTAGATTGACATTATTAATGGGAAAATGGGAATATAAAAATTTTGGGATATTAGATTATGGACATGTAAGATTTTTTACTAAAAAAACTGCAATAGAAATGTTTAAAGATGCGGGTTATAAAATAGAAAAAATTGAACCTTACATAGTATTACCATTTCCATTAAACATAATCGATAATAGACTGGGTTATATAATTTCCAAATTATTTAAAGAATTATTCAGTACATTATTTGCATATACTTATATGTATATACTTAAAAAGCCATAA